DNA from Lactobacillus sp. ESL0791:
TCTGATACAATCATATCATCATTTTTGCCGCGTTCGCATTCCACCTGAAAATTAATGTGGTTGACGCCGAGCTGCTCCTGCAGCTGCTTGCCAATTTTTTGGGTTAACTGTTCAAATTCACCAGCTGTCAGGTTCGGAGCGACATTCACGTGGGCATCCAGCATGATATAGTTATCGCTGTAGCGCCATACATGCACGTGGTGGATATTTTTAATTTCCGGAAAAGCCAACACGATTTGGTTCACGCGTTCCAGATCGATATCTGGATTGGATTCCATCAGAACGTTGGCCGCCTTGCTGGTAATCTCCCAGGCCTCATGCAGGACAAAGACGGAAACCAGCATCGTTAACAGCGGATCAAGCCAGGAAACATGGTAAAAGTAAATGAAGATGGCTCCGGCAACGACCGCGACACTGGAGAGGGCATCACTGAGCATGTGGACAAAGGTTGAACGGACATTCAGGCTTTCCTTCGCATCGCTGTGCATCGCCAGCATGGAAACGAAATTGGCGGCTAGCCCGATGGCCGAAACCACCAGCATGATGCCGCCCTTGATTTCTTCCGGCTGCCAAAAACGGCCGATGGCCTCAAAAAACAAGAACACGCTGATAATAATCAAAATAATGCCGTTGGTAAAAGCCGCTAAGGTTTCTGCCCGCTCATAGCCGAAGGTTTTATTCTTGTCACGCTTGCGGCCGCTGATCAGATGGGCCACAAAGGACAGGATGATTGCGCCGACATCGCTCAGATTATGAACGGCATCCGACAGCAGCGCTAATGAACCGGAAACCGCACCGCCGATAAATTCGGCGATCGTAATAATCACATTCAAAGCAGTCACATATGCATAACGTTTAGTCGTCTGGTCTTTTTTCATTTGAATTCCTGCTTTCCTCGATAAAAAAAGTCCCACTTTTTTAGTAGGACATCACAGACTTGCTGCGTTGACATTATAATCAACAATTTCAAACTTGCCATCATCGGACAGAATCCCGCGACTGACACTGCCATTGTCTGGAAATTCAATATCGTGAACCCCGTCGCTTTGATCCCAGTACTTGATTCCCAGCGTCTTGATAAAATCACCGTGGGAAACCAGCAGTACCCGCTTCTCGTTGCGGGTCACAGCATGCAGCGCCTTGACGGCCTGCCCCATTCTGGCATCGAGCTGAGCGGTATCCTCCGCCAAGTGGCGCGGATCCGCCTTCTTGGTTGCTTTACGAAAATTATCAATCCCGATAGTATTAATAATTTTAGTGACATCATCTTCGTTTTTGATTCCGGCAGCAAGTGCCACTTGCGCCCATGTCTCATTAATGTCATCGCCTTCGAATGAACCAAAAAAGACTTCCCGAAACTCCGGCAGTTTTTTAATCTTGCCAATTTGGGATACCTGATTGGCATTTTTCATCAGATTTACCGTGTCGATGGCCCGTTTCAGATCGGAAGAATACATGTTGTCAAAATGCACTTTACTGAGTGCCACCGCTGTTTTTTTCAAATCATTTATTCCCTTGGTCGTCAGCGGTGAATCACACCAACCCTGAACCTTATTCAGTGTATTAAACATGGTTTCACCGTGCCGTACCAAATAAACTTCTGTTTGCAAAATGCATTCCCCTTTCTTTTTATAATTGTATCAAACTCACTGCAAATATGCTTGCCAAAAGAAGTAGCTGGCCTGACAAAAAGCCAGACAGGCAATAAAGATTCTGACCGCCTTGGCCGGAACGTGGCGCAGGATACCCATCCCTAAGTAGCCGCCGATAAACATCCCGACAGCCAGCGGAATTACCTGCAGCCAATAAATGTGGGAGGTAAAGATAAACACAATCAGGGCAACCAGATTGGCGAGGCCGCAGATTACGTTCTTAATGGCATTAACCACGATGAATTTTTCATCGGTGATATAGGTCAATAAAACCAGAACAATCACGCCGCCGGCAGCGCCAAAATAACCGCTGTAAATTCCCATGACGAGAAGCGCCGCGATATAAAAAATTTGTTGCCAAAGCGGCTTTTTGTGCGGCTCTAAGCTATGATGTTTGCTGGAAGCAAGAACCATGATTCCCGAACCCGCAATAAAAAACGGCACCAATTTTTCAAACACTTTGGCCGGAAAAGATAACAGCAATAGGCAGCCGATTAGGGAGCCAACAACCGTAAACAATGAGTAAAAACCGACCTGCTTCCAGTGGCCCTTAAGCTCTTTGGTCGACGAAATTGTCGAACCGATGCTGGTCCAAATCAGGGCCGCATCGTTGGTCACATTAGCGTAAACCGGCGGAATTCCCACCGCCAGCAGCACCGGGTACGAGGCAAGCGACGCCATTGACGCAACCGATGACAGCAGACCGCCGGCAACACCCCCAAACAAGATAAAAATAATTTCCCCAAGTGACAGCATTCCGTTACTCCCCTTTTTTAAAATAATCTTATCTATTATAATGCAAGTGGGAAGTAAAGATAAAGAAGGTTATTACAATAATGACGAGATTTACGACATTAATTTTTATTCCAGAGGGAAGCATCCTAAACGAAAAGGCAGCGCTGCAAAATGCCCTGCGGCAGACGCTAAAGGAATACGGGCATGATTTTGGCCCGGGGGAACGGCTGAAATACACCGACCTGCAGAAGCAGTTAAAATTACTTAGCGAAGACGAACAAATAAGCTTGCTGCTGCAAACCTTTTTGCCAGCCAAATTTGACAATGCAAGAACAATTTTTATGAAAAAAATGCAGCAACAGAAGCAGTTGATCAAGGGCGCGGCCGAATTTTTGGACACCGTGCATGGGCAACTGCAGTTAATTCTGCTTGCTAAAGAAAAAAGGGCGCAAATTGTACCACGGTTAGCAGACAGCGAGCTGCTGACCTATTTTGCTAAAAGTTACTTCCGTGATAATTTCACCGTTTCATTGCCCAATAAAAATATTTTTTACCAAATTTTGCAGGATAATACAGACATTGATCCAGATACCACAATGGTTATCGGCACCAGTCTGGCCGAAGAAATTCAGGGCGCGGAAAATGCTAACCTCAAATCGCTTTGGCTGGCACCGAAAAAGGATAAGATTCCAATCACTCCGCACCCAACATTGCATTTGACCAAATTGAGTGATTTATTGTTTTATCTTGACCTAGATTAAGCATTATAATAAAGATAAAAAGATTAAGAAAGGAAATTATTATGACAAAAATTGCTGTTGTATTTGCTGACGGCTGTGAAGAAGTTGAAGGCCTCAGCATCATTGATGTTTTTCGCCGGCTGGGTATCCAAGCTGACATGGTGGGCTTGACCAGCAAACAGGTTAACGGTGACCACAATATCCAATTAACCTGTGACAAGACCGTAGACGACAGCCTATTGGACTATGACGTTGTTGCTTTTCCGGGCGGGAAAACTGGTGCGGAAAACCTGCGTGACAATCAGAAATTACGTGATTTGATGGTGCAGCGCCAGGAAAAAGGCAAATGGGATGCAGCCATGTGTGCAGCCCCAATTGCGTTAGCACGCTACGGCGTTTTAGATAATGCCGATTATACCTGCTACCCTGGTTTCGACGAGCAAACCAAAAAAGATGCTCAAAATGGGAATTTTCAGGAAACAATTGCGGTCGTTGATAAGGACAAAAAGGTAATCACCAGCCGAGGCCCGGCAACCGCGTGGGCATTTGCCTACCAGATTGCCGAGGCTTTGGAAATTGATACCAAGGCCCTTAAGCAAGGGATGCTTTACAATTACCTAGCAGACAATATTCAAGACAGCCTGTAGTTAAACACGAAAAAAGTAAAAAATCTCTCTTCAAAGTAAAAAATTGAAGAGAGATTTTTGTTACAATTTATCATCTTCATTTTTTATATCATACCAGCAGTTTACAGCTTTTCTGCCTTAAGTTTTTAATTTTTACCTGCTGCTGCCAATAAAAAAACTGTTCGTCAAGTCCGGTTGATGAGAAATAATATTTAATTTGAAATACTTTAGGCAATTGCGCTTGCTTAATTCATGCACTCAAATTCTTTGAAAATGAAAAACAGCAGTCACAGAAGCTGTAAACTGCTGATATAAATATTAAAAGGTAGTATAATGTTTTTATATAGTTTATAAAAGGAAAGTATGTTATGCAATTAAAAGTAGTTAATTTATCATTGAGTCTGAATTCAAACTTAATCTTGAATAACTTGAATTTTACAATAAAATCTGGTGGATTGATTGGACTAATTGGTCCTAATGGTGCTGGTAAGTCAACTTTACTTAAAGTTATTGCCACTATTATTAAACCAGGTAGTGGAAAGATTATGCTTGATGGTGTAAACATTGTTAAGGAGCCGAAAAAAATGCGGCAACTAATTGGTTATATGCCGCAAAAAGTTCCATTTTATTCTCACTTAACAGCAATGGAATATTTACAATATATTGCAGCATTGAAGAATCTACCACAAAAAGAGAGTGTAACTCAGATTGATTCTTTGTTGACAAAATTTCAGTTGTCAAACGTAGGTAGAAAAAAATTAGCAAATTTTTCTGGAGGTATGATTCAGAGAGTTGGGCTGATAGCCGCTCTTTTGGGTGATCCAAAAATCATTGTAGTTGATGAACCAACCGCTGGTCTTGATCCGATTGAGCGTGTGATTCTTCGGAATACTTTGGCTGAACTTGCTGTAAAGCGAATAGTTTTATTATCAACTCATATTATTTCTGATATTGAAGCAATTGCTAATGATTTAATTATTTTACAATCAGGAACGATTAAATACCAAGGAACTGCGTCAGGTTTGATTGCAAAAGCACAAAATTTAGTTTGGGAATATGTTCTGCCTAGTGGAACAAACATCAGTAACTTAACAAATGTAAGCTCACTTATTCAAGGTTCTGATGGCCTTCATGTGCGTGTTATTCAAAAAAATACTCCTAACAGTGCTGCTAAATTGGTTGTTCCTAGTTTAGAAGATGCAAGTTTAGCTTTGATTGAAAGTTGTGATCAGAGTGCTTAGAATTATGCAGGCTGATTCTAAAGAACGAATGCGGCGTTGGAGTTACTGGATATTAGTGCTGCTAGCTCTGTTTATGGGTGTGATCGGTTCGCCTAATCGTAATAGCAGTTTTAGTGTATTTACGATTGATCCTAAAATTTATCAACAAGCAAGTAATCCAACTTGGATTCCAATCAGTGTTTGCTTGGTTTTGGGGTTATTTTTACCGATAATTGAATACATTTATTTAAAAAATACGCTCACAGTTGACCAAGAAAACGGTGCAGCAGAACTAATGTCTTCTATTCAATTCTCTAAGATTAAATATATTTTAGGCAAATTATTATCTGCATGCACATTAATGTTTAGTTTGCTTATATTTATTATAATTGGCTCTTTTGCAATGATTTTAATACGTTTCCCGGGGCAGAGCCTTAGCTGGCAACAATTCTTAATGCCATTTTTACTAATGATTCCTGGAATAGTTTTGATTGCCATCTTAGCGATCTTTAGTGAAACTGTTTCTTTTTTACGCGGGACTTTAGGAACAATTTTAATTAGTGTCTTAATATTAATAAGTTATATTTGGGGAACGACCGATCCGACTAATTTTATTGCTAGAATTGGTAATTTTTCTGGTAATGTTTACCTAATAGAAACAATACGTAAAGCCTGTATTGCTGCAAGTGGCAAATCTTTTGGCAGTTTAGGTGTGTTATCAAGCACGATAAAAAATACGGGAACTAGAGATTTGATTTTTCCAGCAATTTCACTTTCAAAACAAAATGTAGCAGTATTCGGTTGGCAGATAATATTTTTTCTAATATTCTTTCTAATGACTGTAATATTTTTTGCGCCGCATCGTTGTCAAAGTAAAGTTAAAAAGTCAGCTGCTTCTTATAAGAAAGCAAAACAGCCAGTTTCAAATAAAGCAATCAGACCTTTCCCACTATTAAAATTATCTTTTATTAATTTATGGCGGCCAATGTCTTATTGGGTTAAATTGGGAATATTGATTTTGTGGTTGATCGCGCTAGGTTCTGATCGACAAACATGTGTACAATTTTTATTACCATTAATTTTGCTAGTAGCATTGCCATTCTTGAGCAATATAGGTGTTCAGGGGCAAAAAATGGGAATGAATGTGTGGCTAAAGACTATTAATAACGGTCGTAGAAAGCAAGCACTTTTCGAATGTTTAGCCGGATTTTTTAGTACGTTGCTCTTGCTATTTCCAATTATTATTAAATCTGGGAAAGGAGCATTTTTGTTAGTAAGCTTTACGTTTTTTCTAGTATTGTTTGCATGGCTTTTGGGAAAAATGACTGGAGACAATCGGTTGTTTGTCTTTTTTATGGTTATTTTTTGGTTTATTTATCTAAATGGTGCAACTTTATTTTTACCGATTATGGGTAGGAGCATTTCGCTAGTAGAATCAATTTATTTCGTGGTAGCACTAGGACTAGTTTGTTTACAAGGAATTTTGTTAAAAGATAAATAGAATATAAAGCTAAGTTATATTTTCGAGAATTACAATATTAAATTGAACACTTTTTAAGCAGAAACTTGGTAAATCCGATCAAGTTCTCGGTCGAATAGCTCTTCTGGAGTATGGTAAGCGAGAATTTTTCCCTAAGGGCAAGACAATGTCAAAGGTGACTGATGAATATGTAAAACGGGCACAAAATGCCTTGAATAACAAATATCGGAGAATTCTCGGATATCAAACAGCAAAGGAAGTATTTACGGCAGAGATAGCCTGACAGAAAAAAGTTGGTGCAGATTTCGCTACGCTCCATCTGCACCAACTAGCAACAAAAACATATTATTCAGTTTAGTCTTTAATCCAGGTGTTGCACTTGATTTGACAATTCAGCAAATTGACTTTCTTACTTGTTTTTAAAACAATATGCTATAATATTGATGTAAAGAAAAGAAGCCATGTTATTAGCATGACTTCTTGGCGTAGAACCGCCGCAAAAGGGCGGTCAACTACCAGTTATAATATAACGATTAAATCGTCCTGTAACTGTGCAAGTTATCATCAGGACGGTTTTTTGTGCTTACTTATGCTTGTCGATATATGTCAACAAAGCAGTGATAAACGTGCCAAACAGCAACATCAAAGATATTGCTTCGAACACACTCACAAGTGACTGCCTTTCTAGTAAGAGGTTGGAATATGACTCCAAATGAGTTCATAAGCCTCAGCTCCTTTCAAACGATAGTCAACCGCCCTTTATTAACTTTTCTACGCTAACTAAATTATACCAGAAATTTAAAAACCATTCAGACAGAAATCTGAATGGTTATTTTGTAATGCTACTAATAATTGCTACAGTTCCTTAACATTGATTGCTTCAATAAAGGTAAATTTCCCTGCATCATAAGCAAATTTTAGAATGCAGCAATTGTGGAAATTTTTAACCCGTTTCTTAATTTCGGCATACGGCAGCCATTTTTGCAGAAACATGAAGCAGGCACCGCCATGGCTGACGGCAAGAACCCGTTGATGATCCGGCCTGTCCATAATTTTAGTCAGCGTCTTATTCATCCGCTCCTGCACCTGCAGGTCTGATTCACCGCCAAACTGCAGGAAAAAATCACCATAAGAATGACGGCTGCTGTCGTCATGAGGATTCAGTTGCTCACTCTGACCCTCAAACACGCCAAAATTCCATTCTTTTAATCCTTTCAGCCGTTCGTAAGGTTGACTTGTAATGTTTTCCAGCGTATCACACGCCCGCTCCTGCGTTGAAGAATAGGCGTGATCAAATGTGATATCCTGTTGTTTAAAATAACGGCCTACCTCTTGGGCATCGGCGATCCCTTGAGCCGTCAACGGCGAATCCGAAGCTCCCTGAATCCGATGCAGTTGATTAAATAAAGTTTGGCTATGCCGCATTAAGTACAGTTCCTTCATTAAATTTTTCTCCTTTTACCACAAAAAGTTCCCGATTAACCGGTCAACCCGAGGATTTTCGTGCAGCTTGCTGTGCTGGCCGTTTGCGCCCTTAATCTCAACTTCACGGTAGCTCCGTGCGCGGCCGCGCACCAGATAAGCCAACGAGCGTGCCGAAACAACACTGACATCCCCGTCCGAATTGGTACCGTCTTCCTTATTGCCAAAAATATTCAGGATTGCAACCCCGCGGGGATAATTTTTCCTGTTCTTCAGCAAGTATTTATAAGACTTATTCAAATACTTGGGCCGGCCATCCGCCAAAATTTTGTTGCGGTTAGGCTGATCATCCATGCCGATAATCCCGTCAAAATGTCCACCCAAATCTACCTGTTTTTGCAGCCGCGGTAAATTCTTCCTGCTGCCATATTTCATTTGGTAAAAAATCGTGGTCAGGTTACCCATCGAGTGTGCAACAATATTGTAACGCCGAATACGATATTTCTTCTGCAACAACACGATTAAATTGTAAAACCATTCCCGTGTCTGGTAGTAATCGCCGTTTTTATTGTCCTGCATCACAACCTGAATCAACGGCCGCTTAACATTGGCCGCCCAAGCACCTTTCAGCCTGACCCGGCCATCTCGCAGAATCGTTGCAGTCAGCACTTTCTGAGCACCATTATGTTTTTCTGCATAAGCAATCATACTGTTGGTTGACCTGGCACTCGCACCCCAGCCGTGAAGATAGAGTGTTGGCACGACGGTCCCACGGTTTTCAACCTTACCAACATCAGCCTTAGAATCGACCTGATAAGTCTGCTTTTCTTGCCGCAAGAAGCAAAAGGCACCAGCTGCAAGCAGCAGGCAAAAAACACCAATAATTAACGTAACAATTGTTTTCCTTTTTTTAGTCATTTGCCTGTACCTCCGCTATTTGCCTAACTTAGCATGCTATTTCAGATCTTCATCTAGCAGCATCACACCTTCCGCCGGATTGTGGTCAATTGCCCCAACAATTTTGTGCGGCAGATACGGCTCTTCCAGGTAGGCAATATCTTCATCTGTTAATTTAACATCTAATGCTGCCGCCGCGCTATCAAAATGACTGGCCTTGGTGGCCCCAATTATCGGCGCCGTCACACCCTTGGCCCACTGCCAGGCCAGCGCAATTTGCGACATCTGCACACCATATTTTTCCGCCAATTCGTTAACCCGCTTGGTAATCTGCAGGTCATACTTTTTCGTATGATCGTACTTGCCGCGGGCAACGCGGTCAGTCCTGCTGCGCAAGGTAT
Protein-coding regions in this window:
- a CDS encoding cation diffusion facilitator family transporter gives rise to the protein MKKDQTTKRYAYVTALNVIITIAEFIGGAVSGSLALLSDAVHNLSDVGAIILSFVAHLISGRKRDKNKTFGYERAETLAAFTNGIILIIISVFLFFEAIGRFWQPEEIKGGIMLVVSAIGLAANFVSMLAMHSDAKESLNVRSTFVHMLSDALSSVAVVAGAIFIYFYHVSWLDPLLTMLVSVFVLHEAWEITSKAANVLMESNPDIDLERVNQIVLAFPEIKNIHHVHVWRYSDNYIMLDAHVNVAPNLTAGEFEQLTQKIGKQLQEQLGVNHINFQVECERGKNDDMIVSDQ
- a CDS encoding DJ-1 family glyoxalase III encodes the protein MTKIAVVFADGCEEVEGLSIIDVFRRLGIQADMVGLTSKQVNGDHNIQLTCDKTVDDSLLDYDVVAFPGGKTGAENLRDNQKLRDLMVQRQEKGKWDAAMCAAPIALARYGVLDNADYTCYPGFDEQTKKDAQNGNFQETIAVVDKDKKVITSRGPATAWAFAYQIAEALEIDTKALKQGMLYNYLADNIQDSL
- a CDS encoding histidine phosphatase family protein; the encoded protein is MQTEVYLVRHGETMFNTLNKVQGWCDSPLTTKGINDLKKTAVALSKVHFDNMYSSDLKRAIDTVNLMKNANQVSQIGKIKKLPEFREVFFGSFEGDDINETWAQVALAAGIKNEDDVTKIINTIGIDNFRKATKKADPRHLAEDTAQLDARMGQAVKALHAVTRNEKRVLLVSHGDFIKTLGIKYWDQSDGVHDIEFPDNGSVSRGILSDDGKFEIVDYNVNAASL
- a CDS encoding ATP-binding cassette domain-containing protein — its product is MQLKVVNLSLSLNSNLILNNLNFTIKSGGLIGLIGPNGAGKSTLLKVIATIIKPGSGKIMLDGVNIVKEPKKMRQLIGYMPQKVPFYSHLTAMEYLQYIAALKNLPQKESVTQIDSLLTKFQLSNVGRKKLANFSGGMIQRVGLIAALLGDPKIIVVDEPTAGLDPIERVILRNTLAELAVKRIVLLSTHIISDIEAIANDLIILQSGTIKYQGTASGLIAKAQNLVWEYVLPSGTNISNLTNVSSLIQGSDGLHVRVIQKNTPNSAAKLVVPSLEDASLALIESCDQSA
- a CDS encoding alpha/beta hydrolase — its product is MTKKRKTIVTLIIGVFCLLLAAGAFCFLRQEKQTYQVDSKADVGKVENRGTVVPTLYLHGWGASARSTNSMIAYAEKHNGAQKVLTATILRDGRVRLKGAWAANVKRPLIQVVMQDNKNGDYYQTREWFYNLIVLLQKKYRIRRYNIVAHSMGNLTTIFYQMKYGSRKNLPRLQKQVDLGGHFDGIIGMDDQPNRNKILADGRPKYLNKSYKYLLKNRKNYPRGVAILNIFGNKEDGTNSDGDVSVVSARSLAYLVRGRARSYREVEIKGANGQHSKLHENPRVDRLIGNFLW
- a CDS encoding sulfite exporter TauE/SafE family protein; amino-acid sequence: MLSLGEIIFILFGGVAGGLLSSVASMASLASYPVLLAVGIPPVYANVTNDAALIWTSIGSTISSTKELKGHWKQVGFYSLFTVVGSLIGCLLLLSFPAKVFEKLVPFFIAGSGIMVLASSKHHSLEPHKKPLWQQIFYIAALLVMGIYSGYFGAAGGVIVLVLLTYITDEKFIVVNAIKNVICGLANLVALIVFIFTSHIYWLQVIPLAVGMFIGGYLGMGILRHVPAKAVRIFIACLAFCQASYFFWQAYLQ
- a CDS encoding histidine phosphatase family protein encodes the protein MKELYLMRHSQTLFNQLHRIQGASDSPLTAQGIADAQEVGRYFKQQDITFDHAYSSTQERACDTLENITSQPYERLKGLKEWNFGVFEGQSEQLNPHDDSSRHSYGDFFLQFGGESDLQVQERMNKTLTKIMDRPDHQRVLAVSHGGACFMFLQKWLPYAEIKKRVKNFHNCCILKFAYDAGKFTFIEAINVKEL
- a CDS encoding integrase; its protein translation is MSKVTDEYVKRAQNALNNKYRRILGYQTAKEVFTAEIA
- a CDS encoding HAD family hydrolase, yielding MTRFTTLIFIPEGSILNEKAALQNALRQTLKEYGHDFGPGERLKYTDLQKQLKLLSEDEQISLLLQTFLPAKFDNARTIFMKKMQQQKQLIKGAAEFLDTVHGQLQLILLAKEKRAQIVPRLADSELLTYFAKSYFRDNFTVSLPNKNIFYQILQDNTDIDPDTTMVIGTSLAEEIQGAENANLKSLWLAPKKDKIPITPHPTLHLTKLSDLLFYLDLD
- a CDS encoding putative holin-like toxin, which codes for MSVFEAISLMLLFGTFITALLTYIDKHK